Sequence from the Uloborus diversus isolate 005 chromosome 8, Udiv.v.3.1, whole genome shotgun sequence genome:
aaaatatttcttgattGAGACCTTGAATATAAATCAGTTGCTGGAACCAGGGGCGCAACGatcttaaatttttgagaggcgGACGTTAACAATTTGCCAAAtacaactccaaattttgtcgaatgataaaGTATGGGTGTAGTACACACGTAAGCACATCACCGAAAAGTGACATTCGGGCattcaaaaaattacaatcatatccccaaatttgccaaatcgtcagatgAAATTTGCCGAAGAGATTTTTTCCGGAAAATACGAGTGACTTCCGTCGGAACGCACCTGGCCATGGCGGAAACCGGGCACATGAAATAGTATCGAATAAATCAAAATTGTATCTTACCTGGATTTGGTTGACTTTGGTACGAGGTTTTCTTCATCCACTCGAAAGGACTGCGGGCTGGTTGCGGCCTGCACAAATTACCAGCCTGCAGGGTCGGACTGTCGGATTCACTCAAGCCATCGCTTGAAACAGCAACCACCGAATCTGGACTGCGACCGTCAGTGATGGCGAAATCGTCTGCCGACGAGCCCCTCTGAAGGTAAGGAGCGTACGTCTGGCCAGAATACGCCACTGACCCTCGCCACTGATCCCCGCCGGTGATAAAGTCGTCGAAAATCTGTCTGGATTGTCCGGATGTAGACATGGCGTACCACATGTTCTGTTGGTAATTGTTGGATGATGCCTCATTGCAACTCTCGTAACCCGTATAAACACCCTGCTGTTGGTATGCATAGTTCTGGGGGTGAGCCAGGGTGTATGCAGACGATTGACACGATCTTGTCGCGGAAAACATGTCTAATACTCGAACCATGACCAGCACATGCTCTTCCCTGACACCTTTTGAGAAACTTTCTTGATGGAAGTCGCCTTTCTCTGAGGGCGGAAAGCAAAGGCAAAGATCCGCCTCTTTCCCACCATCATCCAATCATGCGATCTCATGGTCCCGCCTCAGATAATGATTGACAGAGAAAAGGATACAGGAGGAGGGGCAGCATCCCATCTCTTTCTGCTGCCGTGATCGGGATGGAGTCTTcgttttcccgatttttttttcttcccgtcTGTTTAGAACAAACTCCTTTGTTCCGTTCTAACAGACGATTAATAATTGAGGCATCGATTTAATTTCATCCCACAAACATTCCTCCCACATTTAAGCAACTCTTTTCGGAACAttgcaaacttaaatttttcttaaatttttatttccgcACTGTGCATTGTAAGAGCTGCAGATAATCTTACGTTTCTTCTGTCCCTGGAGGATCATTCATTTTATTATCTCAAACGCTCTGTTCAATCGCAGGCGCCCGGGAGCATTTAATGGGCTCATTCTATTTAAATGCTTTTACGACTTTTAGCTTAGGAACACGAATCAACTGCTCCCTGAGGCATGTTTGAATTTGGTCGGCGGTGACATTTGAATTTAGCATCGCTGAATAACTCAGCCGGATTGGAAGGTAATTCATatgtttgtttagtttttcaaGTCTTTGGAGTTCTGATAGAATTGTAAGGCCTGGTCGATTTCGGTTGATGTGTTCTTTTGCGCTGATAAACAAATTTTGAGAAGCAAAGCACAATGCATTTAGCCAGGATTTTTCAGACAAATATTTCAAggctttgcttaaaaaaaatttttgtttactttggaACACTTTAGCGTCAGAATTGATTTCGAggaggggggcggaggggggaagcATTACAACCATTACATCTGTACCTCTCAAAGCCAGacggacgtaagtcacatttgtggtaattttacaggagagaggaaaaactttttttctggcccatgcaaaggatgggacgcttACTCTTTTAAACCtggcaaaaaaattaaatggtttctttctttctttctttttttttttttttttaattacgttcacatggctcgatgcggaataggcttcaatgcactaaaaaaaggaaaatcttaatttttggacttgcgtcagtctggctctgacgTACAGACATGTATGAACTACCTTACTACCAATGGCAATGCACGTCTGTTtcaaccaatggctctggggatTTGGGGTCATCGGTTTTTACGTACTTATACAGCGTATAATACCCCCAACCACTCTCTGCGCTACACCATTGTTTAAGAGTGCATGAGAACAAAAGTTCATTGTAAACAAAATCGGCGAAATCTAAACTGCAAAACTTATAACAATCATTTAGTAACTAAAAAGAGAAAGacagccaaaatatttaaaaagcgcAAACACGAAAAAATTATGAACTAGCAAGATTTTaccaatttaaaataatatatctGGATATGAACATATAAGATCTGGTTCAACCTTTCGCACCAAGGAATGAAGTTATAGCGGCATTTATTATTGGTACCAAGGTGCAGGCGGGCCCTTGACAGTTATgtcgtcgccccccccccctctctccaaaaaaatgaagaaagaaaaaaattgggggaaaaaagaaaaaaaaaatcaaatttgcgtacttgaaaacaattaactctatttttcaGTGCCACATCAGTAAATATAAAcgaagtaaattttactttatcttatGTTTTCGCTTAttcgtattcccccccccccttatctgtttttctttttctttctttctttcttttctttttttttttttttttttttttttgtaagagccgggcggcccctagtttctgactaggctgacatgacctctcgtcgggcctgctcAGGTGAACTATTCTGATGGTGTAGTGAAACTAGCTATATCATCCTAAATAGTTCACTTAGTACCAAATGATCGTTACAGCTAATGGAGCACCATTTCTTGGGAAACGGTTgcaccagggtttttttttttttcagattttttgataCAATTGTACCAGGGGCGGAGGaggcgagagggggcggttgcaccctcAAACTTTTCacttacaataataaaaaaatgcgtaaattcaatttagttaacttagaaaatcatttgcttgcattttcagaacagaaaaaaactggTGGAGAATAATTGTTTGTCTCACTAAACAAGTAAtatcttcatatgggttaaatatttcaaaattgtgcacTCTATGTTATGATGATGCAtatgagatgcccgtacagtTTTGAGACTGCGTAATTTTTACGcataaactccatgtcattttacataaattttttgttcatattataacttaatgtttagcaGGTAAATGTTCATTAATGCCTTgcactagaaacacattttagtaaagatatgccatttttgaaaaacatcccatatcagaaaaatactttcacatcaacaaatatattttgaggctctttacttgactaTCTCTGAGTAACACAAGATGATATTCAAGAGTTGAATCTATAAAAGCCCagtggaagaattactggaaagcgaccttttcattgatagaAAATCTGAAGTCATTTTAATATgaatgattttgtttgaatttttgtttactttatttatactgcggagcgttttttgaatAATGCTACACACtatcatgaaaatttcaatccgctaatcttgattcttggattgacaattgaaactcttagtaattttcgcactaatgcatacttgaaccaagtgtgaaactttgtgacaaaattTTCCATAGCAATTTTTACcgtatgccaatgtagaagaggtgacaaaacccgcATGAAGTTTTAGCCAAATTATTAAATCTATATGctttgaataaaatgataaattcaatttctcaaaaaattgagacaggatttgatgagatatatttatcattggtcttataagttcaatattatatagctcggttatagaaaacgaaaaagaaaatattacacttataagtaatagcatgagggaggaggaattgttttgtgaattgcgaatatacgcaaaataaatactagcccaatttaaaaagctttcttggttattttaaagagaggactctgaaggaaatgtgttttttgacataactttcttgttttttgactgtttcaatcagagcagtcatttgaaagatgactttgtgattaaattgaaaaaccaacgtaaatgaaGCACAAATTAACA
This genomic interval carries:
- the LOC129228385 gene encoding homeobox protein CDX-1-like; this translates as MVRVLDMFSATRSCQSSAYTLAHPQNYAYQQQGVYTGYESCNEASSNNYQQNMWYAMSTSGQSRQIFDDFITGGDQWRGSVAYSGQTYAPYLQRGSSADDFAITDGRSPDSVVAVSSDGLSESDSPTLQAGNLCRPQPARSPFEWMKKTSYQSQPNPGKTRTKDKYRVVYTDHQRLELEKEFHYSRYITIRRKSELATVLGLSERQVKIWFQNRRAKERKQAKKREELLQKNKDGSVVQGMTINAIATPTNLCHQMGGTLNVFKPLAHFDHEVGPRNLQMYQVSEGTLCK